tcattcttcttttttttttttttttgagaaaaaaaaaaagaagagaaaaattcaACTATGCATCCCACTGCCTCATCATTTCTGGCcataaatatcataataataatgaaacatTCCAACCACCAAGATCCAACTGAGCTAATATATCTATtaatttttccttataaaaaaccaaaaccatAGAATTCATTTTCTATGAAACGATTGAACCATTTTATTCATATTACTTTATATACATGCAAAAACAcgattaaaaaaagttttacaaggaaagaaggaatgaaaaaggaaaataaaaaaggagaggtTGAAATtgaaatctgaagaaaaaatagttGGTATGAAAATGGACCTGGTAGGTAGCATCAAATTTATCGTACATGAAGCGAGTGATGATGCTAGTTTTGCCGACGGATTGATCGCCCAAGAACACGAGCTTGTATTTGGCCAGAGGGGAAACCACCGCCATGCCGGCAGATCTGAATCTCAATTTACAGAgagaaaagaggaagagaaggaagaaagagaaagagagaaagagagaaagcgAGAGCTCACGTTTTGATTTCAATTCCTGTTTATATATAAGCAAGCAGAAAAAACCGCCAACTACGACGAAGACGGGCTTCTGGACATATTTTGCCCCTCATCTTTTATACCCTCACTTCCTTTCTTGCTATCCTATTCTCACCTTCCCAAAAATCTTTCATTTACtcgtttaaaatatatattgaaaataggaattatcttttcatattttaaaccatatagtataattataaaatattcattattttaaaattagtattaattattttagaggatttattttctctattttttattttattttgaagtgaaaaataaGCCTTGAAAAAATTGACTATCGATATGGGCCATGATTTTCTGGACACAAAATGACAGGATAGGAATTACCCAAATGGTACAAATCGGTATCAAGAATACAAACTTACATATCCTAGGTATTAGAATGGGCTGGGCCCGGGTGGACGCTTGAGTTGGACCTAACCTAAAGTCAAACCCAATATCCATTCTTGATTTGTCATTGCCTCAGATGCAGTTTCCAGTAATGTAAGTATATGGCCCACAGCCTCAATCCAGTACATGCCGAGTGTAAAAATGCAGACAGATTTGGGTCTGAGCAAGAAAAGATCAGACATTCAGTGCCGCAATAAGGGGCATCATCCTTAAACACATGAAACCCATGGGTTAAAGCTCTCTAGTTTCACATTTCCTTCTGTTAggattctttctatttttatacgATTAATAACTATCGCTCTTTTTTAAGAGGCTTTTTAAGCTTCTAAGTTCTATCTATAAACTTTTGGAACGTTCCAAGTagaaatattcatttattgctAAATCAATAACCACACAAAGAGTATGATTATTTTATAGGTTTTTTCATTGTAATGGGATCAAAACCCCACTATGACAGTCGTACTTTGATCAATGCCACACAATTATCGCTTGGTTCAGTCCAGGAATACGTGGATTGGAATGGATTTGTCGTAGCCAACATTCTCTCTCTCACACTCATGCACATTCCTCAACTTTCCATGTTGTACCATGACCCAATCTATGTGATGGCTCATATACTTGCAAGAAATGAGACAATCCATCCACCAACCCACTTAATACTGGCCCATTCCAGCCACAGGCTCACCTCTCAGGCATTTAATCAACCTTACCCCACTCCATTATTTCATATTCCTTTGCATCAAAAGCATCGTCTCTCATAACGTGTCTGCCTCCGTAGAGTCACCATGAAGAAGTCTCTTACATTGGGTCGCCCGCTAAGTCCTGGGAGTGAGTCTGACTACAATGATCAAGTTCATGACCAGAGCATAGTAGTTCCAAGCAAGCTCGTCACCATAGCCGATAGCTTCGAAAAGAAAGAACACTCATGGTAATAATACTATAATCAAATATAGCTGGGCCTGTTGCAGTTTCCACAGGATACCTAAGATGATCTGGGATTCTCTTGCATCAATCGCTAAATCCAGATATTACATTATACCATGTCTTTCTTTGTTCTCTTTGTTTCCAAGTACCTTTTTGTCTCTTTGACTCATGTTAGCtatattctctttcttttgatggGCTGGTGCAGGTTTGTCACTTCCCAAGTCCCAACAGATCTTACAATTCAAGTTCAGGACATCACCTTTTATGCCCACAAGgtaattataaaacaaaaaacataatatgCCTGAAGTTTCGAAGGCAACACACACAATCAAAACCTTTTTCCCATGGCAACATGCTAAATCAAAATTAGATCAGTTCCCTTTTGTTGTTAACTCCATCTTTTACAAGTAATCAACTATCATACGATTACATTTTACAAACAAAATGATGAGATTGACTATAGATATTGTATCATGACTCTATCTTCACCATTAAATGATATGAGAAATGCAGTTACATAGTTTGACTATTTGCAAGAGTtccaatgaaaaatcaaattcacaTACCTATAATGACTATCTTCTCCATTACAGGTGTCATGACTATTTGCCTAGACAGACCAAAGGGATCAACAGTAACATAAGGTccaaaaaaagggaagaagaaggataaggcaaaaaaaaaaaggcaaaagaaaaCTTCTTGTCAGTTCATTACTTCTATAACACTTCTATCTAATGGTTTTCTCAGAATGGAAGAGTAAAAATTAGTGATTGGACACAACCAAAATTATTTCTAGTTAGCAATATAGATTAAGATCAAAAGAAGGCATCTAGACTCCACTCagtagcaaaaagaaaaaaaaaattaatgaaaagagaagaaagaatcTAGAGGTTGTTTCTATTTTCCCGTTTTGTGCTTTTTGTCATTTGCCTTGTGACATAACTAGTCTCTGTTGTGATTAAAGTCCCATCACTATTATTTGTATCATCTTCCACATTGAAGGGCAGTTATCACTATACAGCAATCTGAGAATTTGTCATTCAAGGCTTATTTCACTAACTTGGAATCAAGAATCTAAAAGATATAATGACATGAGACATGCTACAATCAACAGCTATAGAATCCAAGTACATAACTGTGCTCATGCATCTCATGGAAAAGTgtattaacttaaaaaatttaatcctCTTACATAGAAATTAATACTACGCGATATATCTTTTTCCATTTCTGTTTATGTGTGAAATGTATGTTGCTATCTGCTCTAACTTGCAAAGTTAGAGTGTTCCATAAGAAGGGAGACATTGTAAACTGGATTGTCTACAGAAATGGATATTAGATGTCATGTTTCATTTTTAAGCATTTGACTCTTTTTCACAGTTTTTCTATTTCTTCGATTTTATTTAGGattcaattataatttaaagTGCTGATACCAAAGTAGATAAGCCAACTCTTTCCGTCGTTGCTATTTCCTTTTGCTTGCCTTCCGATGCTATTTGTATACTCTGTGTACTTTGGTGAGCCTTTTCTAAAAGCTTTTAATATAATTGCctttttacctataaaaaaaaaattggtgttcCTTTGCTAAGTGCTTTTAGTATAATTGCTTTTTTACCTGTAAAAAAAAGTACATAAACCAACTCTAAATAACAATGCACAGTTTGATTTTTCAAGCAGCACATTTCTTTCTATCTTATTATTCTTCAGCTTTACATGTTCTCTTACATAGTCAAAGATCCTTGACGATGTTCCCATGTGGATTGGACTTTTCTGCTGGTAATCTACACTAGATTCTTGGTGAAAATTTTTTGTTCACAGCTCATAATCATTTTTTACACtgcaatttttctttctattgtaACAGTACCCATTGGTTTCGAGATGTGGCTACATAAGCCAGATTGAACTCCAGCCTTCAATCTCGAACTTAGGGTATGACCTCAAGCTCGAAAACTTCCCAGGTGGATCAGAAACATTTGAAATCATTCTAAAATTCTGCTATGGTCTACCAGTGGACTTGAATCCTAATAATGCAGCCTCACTAAGATGTGCATCAGAATTTCTAGAAATGACAGAAGAACTTGACGAAGGAAATCTCATCTCCAAAACTGAAGCTTTCCTCACATTTGTAGTGCTTTCTTCATGGAGAGACTCCATTACTGTTctcaaatcttgtgaaaatcTATCTCCATGGGCTGAAAACCTTCAAATTATCAGAAGATGTTGTGACTCAATTGCTTGGAAGGCTTCCCAAGATAATTCAACCACTGGAGAAACAATCAGTGAAGAAGGTTGGTGGTTTGATGATGTGGCTACCCTTCGCATCGACCATTTCACGAGGATCATGACAGCAGCACGAGCAAAAGGGTTGAAACCAGAAATCATAGGCTCATGTATCATGCACTATGCAGAGAAATGGTTGCCTGGCATGGATGTAGCATTAGAAGGACCAAGAGCATTTGGCTATGGAAAGAATGAGCTGCAATTGAGCATTTTGAGTGGGAGGAGACAGGAAGGTGGAGTTGGGCATAACAAGGAGCTAAAGATGATTATAGAGAGCCTAGTAAGCATACTTCCCCCAGAGAAAGAAGCTGTTTCATGTAAGTTCTTGTTGCGGATGTTGAAGATGTCTGCGGTTTATTCTGCAACGCAAGTTTTGGTTTCAGAACTTGAGAAGAGAGTGGGTATGGTGCTGCAAGATGCCAATGTGAATGATCTTTTGATTCCCACTTACAGAAATGGGGATCAAGGGAAACTTCTGAAGTAAGTTTTCTACCTTCTCTTTCTTAGTAGATTGTTTGACTAGGCATAACAATCCAGATAGGAAGTCCCGATATACAAGATTCTATAACAATCAATATTGCTAACTTGCATCCTTGTCAATTTCCACTATGACCAATATAGTTCATCGGAAGAACTCACAATGCACGACATAGATGCGGTGCAAAGGATTGTGGAATACTTCTTGATGCATGAGCAGCAGCAACCACACCAACACAAGTCTAGCAAATTGAATGTGAGTAAGCTCTTGGACAATTACCTAGCCGAGATTGCAAGAGACCCAAATCTCTCCATCACTAAGTTTCATGTCTTAGCTGAAACCTTGCCAGAAAATGCACGAACCTGTCATGATGGTCTCTATAGAGCCATTGACACGTACCTTAAGGTGAGTCACAAGTTCATCCGGTCTTCATTTTCTCctaattttccaaattaatgTCATAAATggtatttttccttttagaCTCACCCTTCCTTATCTGAGCATGACCGAAAAAGACTGTGCAAAGTAATGGACTATGAGAAACTCTCACTTGATGCATGTATGCATGCTGCACAAAATGACCGATTACCCCTAAGAATCGTCATCCAGGTAAAATTCCTAAACAACTCTAGACTTAAATTTTTCATGTACTGATGCATCACACATGCCATTCAAATTTTGCATCAGATTGTATCATCATctgtattaaaaatttatagcaAACAAACACTGAATATCTACAATCTAGAACCAAGGTGAGAAACATCGAGAGATTTCAATAAGGATGGGTAAAGGAAAGGTGAAAGGTTGTAGAGAGAGGGCAGGGGTTTTCCTCTTGGATTAGATTGGAGAGCGGGGCCTTGCATTGTTGCTGGACAAGGGAAAGGCTTGGTGTGAAGAAAAGGTTCGAAAGCTCTATAggatggtttggaaggagagtAGAAGGGATTATGAGCTGGAGGTTCTTGGTAATAATCCAAGTAGATTCTTTGTGTTCTGTAATATCAATGAAGGAGAAAAGGTTTTCTTTGGTCTTTCTAGAAGGCAGGGGGTTTCTAGGGGGATGGAAGACCCTAGCCACCAAATTGAGGAGCATTGGAGTCGCTATGCTTCACAAGCCCGTGAAGGCACCCCAGGAGATTGACTACCAAATGGAGTGGGTTGGGACAATCTCTCCTAAGGGAGTTCATATGTGAAGGTGGTGAGAAAAGGCCAAGGTGAGGTAGGTGATGCAATATGGATTCAATTTGGGATGGAGATTTTGTGGACTGGTTGGGCTCGTTTTGAGGAGGGTGGTGTTTTTGTCACCCTACTTTTTTGGAGGCACCTTGAAGTGGTTGATGTATACGTCCCGTGTACTTTAGGGTGCTTTGCAAGcgtcttttgtttttaatatattgtgctttatttatcaaaagaaagaaaaatatggaacCCTTGAAGAAGTGCCTTGTGAGTAGGTGGGGATTTTTTATAGATCAAGCATTGGATGTGGTCTTGCTAAAGAACCGGGTTGTGTATAATTGGCAATTAAAGGGGAACCTCCATTTGGCTTTGTTGGGAGGCTCCCTTATTTTGATCAAGTTTGAAAGTGTCTTCAAAGTTGAAAGGGTGTTGCATACAACATTAgaattttcaaaaggaaaaatattgcAATTGGATAGGTGGGTGCCCAAAGTAGGACGTTTTTTGGAAGGGGTCTGTGCCAAAGAAGTGTAAGAGTAGTGGGGTTACAActacaattgtttttttttattggaaacgacaaagagatatattgatagaaaaaagaagtacaaaagaaggatgagaaatcct
Above is a genomic segment from Vitis riparia cultivar Riparia Gloire de Montpellier isolate 1030 chromosome 7, EGFV_Vit.rip_1.0, whole genome shotgun sequence containing:
- the LOC117917538 gene encoding BTB/POZ domain-containing protein DOT3, translating into MKKSLTLGRPLSPGSESDYNDQVHDQSIVVPSKLVTIADSFEKKEHSWFVTSQVPTDLTIQVQDITFYAHKYPLVSRCGYISQIELQPSISNLGYDLKLENFPGGSETFEIILKFCYGLPVDLNPNNAASLRCASEFLEMTEELDEGNLISKTEAFLTFVVLSSWRDSITVLKSCENLSPWAENLQIIRRCCDSIAWKASQDNSTTGETISEEGWWFDDVATLRIDHFTRIMTAARAKGLKPEIIGSCIMHYAEKWLPGMDVALEGPRAFGYGKNELQLSILSGRRQEGGVGHNKELKMIIESLVSILPPEKEAVSCKFLLRMLKMSAVYSATQVLVSELEKRVGMVLQDANVNDLLIPTYRNGDQGKLLNSSEELTMHDIDAVQRIVEYFLMHEQQQPHQHKSSKLNVSKLLDNYLAEIARDPNLSITKFHVLAETLPENARTCHDGLYRAIDTYLKTHPSLSEHDRKRLCKVMDYEKLSLDACMHAAQNDRLPLRIVIQVLLAEQVKMRVAMKGKEPVASGKDSEQEESQPSAQMEIKTLKVELEKMKMNMAELQRDHSELQRECEKLNNKQRSIPSWTLGWKKIKNSTLFSGKVDGNESGDGMQRPNPVNGRMSDRRRLSVA